A genome region from Hymenobacter tibetensis includes the following:
- a CDS encoding RagB/SusD family nutrient uptake outer membrane protein — translation MKKNLYRLLFAFHATAATLGLSACNDLLEPTPVQQLPADRAITDAGSARSATIGVYDRVQAYYQLNWPVLGFLPGEDVRFNGTLNQFLQIDQNQLSADNVLITEAWTQMYQAINGANNVIAAVPNVNDPLLPAAEKNQLLGEAYFLRALVYFDLGRGWGGVPLVLTPTRSKENGQGIRRSTLAQTYDQVLADLAEAETLLPDATTRNRATKATTRALRARLHLYRQQWTQAETNATQVIGNTNYSLVTPYRVISTAPFLSRESIFELTFSNSDANAMWNNWFPSALGGQFNFQPVPAAIALLNDPAAGGSRSALLATTTIAGASVTYGNLYSRSAQRDDPSYVLRLAEQYLIRAEARAKQGKLTDALADLNAVRSRAGVPASTAASAEALLLAIENERRIEFAFEADRWFDLVRTGRVGVVLGVTDQRRWLFPIPFNDLVADPDLEQNPGY, via the coding sequence ATGAAAAAGAACCTATACCGCCTTCTTTTCGCTTTTCACGCCACTGCGGCCACCCTGGGGCTAAGCGCCTGCAACGACTTGCTGGAACCCACGCCCGTGCAGCAGCTGCCCGCCGACCGTGCCATTACCGATGCTGGCAGCGCCCGCTCGGCCACCATCGGCGTCTACGACCGGGTGCAGGCTTATTATCAGTTGAACTGGCCGGTGCTTGGCTTTCTACCCGGCGAAGACGTGCGCTTCAACGGCACGCTCAACCAGTTCCTGCAAATCGACCAGAACCAGCTCAGCGCCGACAACGTGCTGATTACCGAAGCCTGGACCCAAATGTACCAGGCCATCAACGGCGCCAACAACGTTATTGCGGCCGTGCCCAACGTGAATGACCCGTTGCTGCCTGCCGCCGAGAAAAACCAATTGCTGGGCGAAGCCTACTTCCTGCGGGCCTTGGTGTACTTCGATTTGGGCCGGGGCTGGGGCGGCGTACCCTTGGTACTCACGCCTACCCGCAGCAAAGAAAACGGCCAGGGTATCCGCCGCAGCACGCTCGCCCAAACCTACGACCAGGTGCTGGCTGACTTAGCGGAGGCCGAAACCCTGCTGCCCGACGCTACCACCCGCAACCGGGCCACGAAAGCCACCACTCGCGCCCTGCGCGCCCGCTTGCACCTCTACCGCCAGCAGTGGACTCAGGCCGAAACCAACGCCACCCAGGTAATCGGGAATACCAACTACAGCCTCGTGACGCCATACCGCGTTATTTCCACCGCGCCTTTCCTGAGCCGGGAGTCTATTTTCGAGCTGACGTTCAGCAACTCCGACGCCAACGCCATGTGGAACAACTGGTTCCCGAGTGCGCTCGGCGGACAGTTCAACTTCCAGCCAGTGCCGGCCGCCATTGCGTTACTCAACGACCCGGCCGCAGGCGGCAGCCGCTCGGCTTTACTGGCTACCACCACTATTGCGGGGGCCAGCGTCACCTACGGCAACCTCTACAGCCGCTCGGCCCAGCGCGACGACCCGAGCTACGTGCTACGTCTAGCTGAGCAATACCTAATTCGGGCTGAGGCCCGCGCCAAGCAAGGCAAGCTCACCGACGCCCTAGCCGATTTGAACGCCGTACGCAGCCGCGCCGGGGTGCCCGCCAGCACCGCCGCCAGCGCCGAAGCCTTGCTCTTAGCCATCGAAAACGAGCGGCGTATCGAGTTTGCCTTCGAGGCGGACCGCTGGTTCGACCTAGTGCGTACCGGCCGTGTCGGCGTGGTGCTCGGCGTCACCGACCAGCGCCGCTGGCTGTTCCCAATTCCCTTCAACGACTTGGTTGCTGACCCTGACCTGGAGCAGAACCCTGGGTACTAA